Proteins encoded within one genomic window of Thalassophryne amazonica chromosome 23, fThaAma1.1, whole genome shotgun sequence:
- the pcolceb gene encoding procollagen C-endopeptidase enhancer b isoform X2 encodes MEGRMCMWSLCTIVIVALGWTKAQSQTNFTRPVFHCGGHLVTDSGIVASEGFPGHYKPNSKCTWYITVPEGHVVMLSFRLFDLEADSTCRYDYLDIYNGHSRLVQKLGRFCGTFRPGALISTSNTMMLEMVSDEATGGRGFLAYFNAGKPHVEDNHFCGGRLTKPQGSVRTPNWPNSDYPAGISCSWHISVEPSNVIEVKFEKLDLEPDMYCRYDYVALFNGGERDNSRRIGKFCGDRPPGTIVTNGNELLVQFVSDLSVTSDGFMAHYSSVPRSSRTPTAGGDFIFGPQVNPTMRKPTVMPSKPTKATPSPRPTPKPAVKIPKKAPPRKPPVKPAKPTRKPPVKKVSPKPGAKPTPKPKIKPTIKPSMKTKPTRKPAPKTKPSGKPGVKPVKPTSKTRVKPATKPKMKSKVVTPKPGLSKTLPKKPAVSKKPLPLNPLCTQNCTRTGTLQTNFCPHDFVITGKVTSVTSGPRGSTTVEVSLIKVYKPGRLKTTKSGPASSVTLMSTCRRCPGLTKGLNYVLMGSADSHGNGLLTPSSFSLLYRPIHAGALAKLSRQPC; translated from the exons ATGGAGGGCAGGATGTGCATGTGGAGCTTATGCACCATTGTCATCGTTGCACTGGGATGGACCAAGGCCCAAAGTCAGACCAACTTCACCAG ACCTGTGTTCCACTGTGGAGGACACTTGGTCACAGACTCGGGCATTGTGGCCAGTGAAGGCTTCCCCGGTCACTACAAACCCAACAGTAAATGCACCTGGTACATCACT GTCCCAGAGGGTCACGTGGTCATGCTGTCTTTCCGTCTCTTCGACTTGGAAGCTGACTCCACGTGTCGCTATGACTACCTAGACATCTACAACGGGCACTCCCGCTTGGTGCAGAAGCTGGGTCGCTTCTGCGGAACGTTCCGGCCCGGCGCGCTCATCTCCACGTCCAATACCATGATGTTGGAGATGGTGTCAGACGAGGCCACCGGAGGGAGGGGCTTCCTGGCCTATTTCAACGCAGGAAAGCCACATGTGGAGG ataACCACTTCTGTGGAGGAAGACTGACCAAACCCCAGGGTTCTGTCAGGACACCCAACTGGCCCAACTCTGATTACCCAGCAGGCATCAGCTGTTCCTGGCACATCTCCGTAGAACCCAGCAAT GTGATCGAGGTTAAGTTCGAGAAGTTGGATCTGGAGCCTGACATGTACTGTCGCTACGACTATGTGGCGCTGTTCAACGGCGGGGAGAGGGACAACTCTCGGCGGATTGGGAAATTCTGCGGCGACAGGCCGCCAGG AACGATTGTGACAAATGGGAATGAGCTCCTGGTCCAGTTTGTTTCTGATCTTAGCGTGACCTCAGATGGATTCATGGCCCACTATTCCAGCGTTCCCCGCAGTTCCCGGACACCCACCGCCGGAGGTGACTTCATCTTCGGACCTCAGGTCAACCCCACGATGAGAAAACCGACTGTGATGCCAAGTAAGCCCACAAAAGCAACCCCTAGCCCCAGACCTACCCCAAAACCAGCGGTGAAGATACCAAAGAAAGCACCGCCACGCAAACCACCCGTCAAACCTGCCAAACCCACCCGGAAACCACCTGTGAAAAAGGTCTCCCCTAAACCAGGAGCTAAACCAACACCCAAACCCAAGATTAAGCCTACGattaaaccaagcatgaagaccAAACCCACACGTAAGCCGGCACCAAAAACCAAACCCTCCGGTAAACCAGGTGTCAAACCAGTAAAGCCTACCTCAAAGACTCGAGTAAAACCAGCAACTAAGCCGAAAATGAAGTCTAAAGTAGTGACCCCAAAACCGGGATTAAGCAAGACGCTGCCAAAGAAGCCCGCTGTGAGCAAAAAAC CTTTACCGCTGAACCCACTGTGTACACAAAACTGTACAAGGACGGGAACTCTGCAGACCAACTTCTGCCCTCACGACTTCG TGATTACCGGAAAGGTTACATCGGTGACCTCTGGTCCGAGGGGCTCCACCACAGTTGAGGTGTCCCTCATTAAGGTCTATAAGCCGGGACGCCTGAAAACTACCAAATCAGGACCCGCCTCGTCAGTCACACTGATGTCCACCTGTAGGAGATGCCCCGGTTTAACAAAAG GACTGAACTACGTGTTGATGGGATCGGCTGACTCCCATGGCAACGGCCTCCTCACCCCGTCTAGCTTCAGTCTCCTCTACAGGCCTATCCACGCCGGGGCACTGGCCAAACTCTCTCGCCAACCATGCTGA
- the LOC117505007 gene encoding transmembrane protein 272-like, with the protein MASSTLLQRILRPAAVATPVLVFSKVIVCVLPIAQIAIGAKYLKECPRQDNIPIYLVVMGMFGLMLTVLSCLPCTQESEEGARSTLNRLCVTWNSIVSLFLFCWFIAGNVWIYSIYEPSYNKTTSHNEMYCNKTLYLFAFWTTTLVYIFLGLFLVISCCVLVCFFILGRADPDD; encoded by the exons ATGGCAAGTTCCACGCTTCTGCAACGTATTCTGAGGCCTGCTGCAGTCGCAACCCCGGTACTGG TGTTCTCCAAGGTGATCGTCTGCGTCTTGCCCATTGCTCAGATTGCAATCG GTGCAAAGTACTTGAAGGAGTGTCCGCGGCAGGACAACATCCCCATCTATCTGGTGGTAATGGGCATGTTCGGCTTAATGCTCACGGTGCTTTCCTGCCTGCCGTGCACGCAGGAGTCCGAAGAAGGAGCCCGCAGCACGCTTAACCGCCTGTGCGTTACGTGGAACTCCATTGTGTCCCTCTTCCTTTTCTGCTGGTTTATTGCAG GTAACGTGTGGATCTACTCTATTTACGAGCCGAGTTATAATAAAACGACGTCCCACAACGAGATGTATTGCAACAAGACGCTGTACCTGTTCGCCTTCTGGACCACCACGTTGGTCTACATTTTTCTGGGTTTGTTCCTGGTAATCAGCTGCTGCGTTCTTGTCTGCTTCTTCATATTGGGCCGAGCCGACCCTGACGATTAG
- the LOC117504999 gene encoding LOW QUALITY PROTEIN: calpain-5-like (The sequence of the model RefSeq protein was modified relative to this genomic sequence to represent the inferred CDS: inserted 1 base in 1 codon) — translation MPDKVSLFQGQSFHKLKRDCLHRGXAFKDPLFPATTQSLFYKRDPPPGLTWKRPRELCKDPRLFVDGISTCDLHQGSLGNCWMVAAISCLASEPSLWKKVIPDHVDQEWNPKCLDQYAGIFHFRFWRLGRWLDVVVDDRLPVSKDGVLLFCRSATPREFWSALLEKAYAKLNGCYEALEGGNTTEALIDFTGGVSESLLVDREALSHHSDQRRSFFQTLAKAHERKALITCSIRPTEGETVESVLACGLVRGHAYGITAVRRVRLPEKQMEKNRTSRLLMVRMRNPWGTTDWTGAWSQGSIQWQQMPRLEREKMGLTVRDVGEFWMDFEDFCHYFTDVVICWLVERALLWVCAHWREVRCYGEWAPASATPGSSLTTVPQSQHKLTLMKSAAKPEGTKQRGNRKEARLGESQKGGEGKGERNKAVKKATNEGRKVNNSWEPQLDKRSRCGGCINHRDTFLHNPQFMFEVRGKEEEEVLICLQQEDRRIHRKVGGGENLPIGFDVLKVEVNRRSRVQCVVEQAASSVYMDSRSVSLRSTLAPGRYVVLPTTFLPGATGCFLLRLFSHSRLQLRELKEDLPLPSVFECFLPQPSVVTTVHLRRASGLSPPKQTAPDVYAVVRCEADVIRTRVFKAEENPEFNLRAIFYRRYPNAYISIELWSRGLMWDSFLGVAQFQTAEVEKRRSHVIDLCNNQSCSGIHGCVYIETSSSVCLTDL, via the exons GAGCTATGCAAGGACCCTCGTCTGTTTGTTGATGGTATCAGCACTTGTGACTTGCACCAAGGTAGTCTGGGTAACTGCTGGATGGTGGCAGCCATTTCTTGCCTGGCATCTGAGCCATCCCTGTGGAAAAAG GTGATTCCTGACCATGTGGACCAAGAGTGGAACCCAAAGTGTTTAGACCAGTATGCTGGAATTTTTCATTTCCGATTCTGGCGTCTGGGCCGCTGGTTGGACGTAGTTGTGGATGACCGTTTGCCAGTCAGCAAAGATGGCGTGCTGCTCTTCTGCCGCTCAGCCACACCACGGGAGTTTTGGAGTGCCCTTCTGGAGAAGGCCTATGCCAA GCTAAATGGCTGTTATGAGGCTTTAGAGGGAGGCAACACAACAGAGGCCCTGATCGACTTCACTGGAGGGGTTTCGGAGTCCCTCCTTGTGGATCGTGAGGCACTCAGCCATCACAGCGACCAGAGGAGGTCTTTCTTCCAGACGTTGGCTAAGGCGCATGAACGGAAAGCCCTCATCACCTGCTCTATACGA CCAACAGAGGGGGAGACGGTGGAGTCTGTGTTGGCCTGCGGTCTGGTTCGAGGACATGCCTACGGGATCACAGCTGTGAGGAGGGTGCGACTACCAGAGAAGCAGATGGAGAAGAATCGGACATCTAGATTATTGATGGTGCGGATGAGGAACCCTTGGGGAACCACAGATTGGACGGGTGCCTGGAGTCAGGG GTCAATCCAGTGGCAACAGATGCCTCGTTTGGAGAGAGAGAAGATGGGGCTCACTGTCCGAGATGTTGGGGAGTTTTG GATGGACTTTGAGGACTTCTGTCACTATTTCACAGACGTGGTCATATGCTGGCTGGTGGAGCGGGCCCTCCTGTGGGTGTGCGCCCACTGGAGAGAGGTGCGCTGCTACGGGGAGTGGGCCCCTGCATCTGCCACCCCTGGATCATCTCTAACCACTGTCCCCCAGAGCCAACACAAACTGACCCTGATGAAGAGTGCTGCCAAACCTGAAGGGACCAAACAGCGAGGGAACCGGAAGGAGGCTCGTCTTGGGGAAAGCCAGAAAGGAGGGGAAGGAAAGGGTGAgagaaataaggctgtaaaaaaaGCGACAAATGAGGGCAGAAAGGTGAACAACAGCTGGGAGCCACAGCTGGATAAGAGGAGTAGATGTGGAGGATGTATCAACCACAGGGACACGTTCCTGCATAATCCACAG TTCATGTTTGAGGTGCGaggaaaagaggaggaggaggtgctgATCTGTCTGCAACAGGAGGACAGGAGGATACACAGGAAAGTTGGAGGAGGAGAAAACCTTCCCATTGGGTTTGATGTGCTGAAG GTGGAAGTGAACCGCCGCAGCCGGGTGCAGTGTGTGGTGGAGCAGGCAGCCAGCTCCGTCTACATGGACTCACGCAGCGTCAGCTTGAGGTCAACCTTGGCTCCAGGCCGATACGTCGTGTTGCCCACCACGTTCCTACCAGGTGCCACAGGATGCTTTCTGCTACGCCTCTTCTCCCATTCACGTCTTCAACTCAG GGAACTGAAGGAGGATTTGCCATTGCCCTCTGTGTTTGAGTGTTTTCTACCTCAGCCATCTGTGGTGACAACAGTTCATctccgcagggcatcaggactcaGTCCACCCAAACAAACAG CTCCGGATGTTTATGCAGTAGTGCGTTGTGAGGCTGACGTCATAAGAACGCGGGTGTTCAAGGCAGAAGAAAACCCTGAATTCAACCTCAGAGCCATTTTCTACAGGAGATACCCCAATGCCTACATCTCTATCGAG TTGTGGAGTAGAGGTCTGATGTGGGACTCATTTCTGGGAGTGGCCCAATTTCAGACAGCAGAAGTTGAGAAGAGGCGGAGTCATGTGATTGACCTATGCAATAACCAATCCTGCTCAGGCATCCATGGATGTGTCTACATTGAGACATCCTCTAGTGTGTGCCTGACAGACCTTTGA
- the pcolceb gene encoding procollagen C-endopeptidase enhancer b isoform X1, whose amino-acid sequence MEGRMCMWSLCTIVIVALGWTKAQSQTNFTRPVFHCGGHLVTDSGIVASEGFPGHYKPNSKCTWYITVPEGHVVMLSFRLFDLEADSTCRYDYLDIYNGHSRLVQKLGRFCGTFRPGALISTSNTMMLEMVSDEATGGRGFLAYFNAGKPHVEVDNHFCGGRLTKPQGSVRTPNWPNSDYPAGISCSWHISVEPSNVIEVKFEKLDLEPDMYCRYDYVALFNGGERDNSRRIGKFCGDRPPGTIVTNGNELLVQFVSDLSVTSDGFMAHYSSVPRSSRTPTAGGDFIFGPQVNPTMRKPTVMPSKPTKATPSPRPTPKPAVKIPKKAPPRKPPVKPAKPTRKPPVKKVSPKPGAKPTPKPKIKPTIKPSMKTKPTRKPAPKTKPSGKPGVKPVKPTSKTRVKPATKPKMKSKVVTPKPGLSKTLPKKPAVSKKPLPLNPLCTQNCTRTGTLQTNFCPHDFVITGKVTSVTSGPRGSTTVEVSLIKVYKPGRLKTTKSGPASSVTLMSTCRRCPGLTKGLNYVLMGSADSHGNGLLTPSSFSLLYRPIHAGALAKLSRQPC is encoded by the exons ATGGAGGGCAGGATGTGCATGTGGAGCTTATGCACCATTGTCATCGTTGCACTGGGATGGACCAAGGCCCAAAGTCAGACCAACTTCACCAG ACCTGTGTTCCACTGTGGAGGACACTTGGTCACAGACTCGGGCATTGTGGCCAGTGAAGGCTTCCCCGGTCACTACAAACCCAACAGTAAATGCACCTGGTACATCACT GTCCCAGAGGGTCACGTGGTCATGCTGTCTTTCCGTCTCTTCGACTTGGAAGCTGACTCCACGTGTCGCTATGACTACCTAGACATCTACAACGGGCACTCCCGCTTGGTGCAGAAGCTGGGTCGCTTCTGCGGAACGTTCCGGCCCGGCGCGCTCATCTCCACGTCCAATACCATGATGTTGGAGATGGTGTCAGACGAGGCCACCGGAGGGAGGGGCTTCCTGGCCTATTTCAACGCAGGAAAGCCACATGTGGAGG tagataACCACTTCTGTGGAGGAAGACTGACCAAACCCCAGGGTTCTGTCAGGACACCCAACTGGCCCAACTCTGATTACCCAGCAGGCATCAGCTGTTCCTGGCACATCTCCGTAGAACCCAGCAAT GTGATCGAGGTTAAGTTCGAGAAGTTGGATCTGGAGCCTGACATGTACTGTCGCTACGACTATGTGGCGCTGTTCAACGGCGGGGAGAGGGACAACTCTCGGCGGATTGGGAAATTCTGCGGCGACAGGCCGCCAGG AACGATTGTGACAAATGGGAATGAGCTCCTGGTCCAGTTTGTTTCTGATCTTAGCGTGACCTCAGATGGATTCATGGCCCACTATTCCAGCGTTCCCCGCAGTTCCCGGACACCCACCGCCGGAGGTGACTTCATCTTCGGACCTCAGGTCAACCCCACGATGAGAAAACCGACTGTGATGCCAAGTAAGCCCACAAAAGCAACCCCTAGCCCCAGACCTACCCCAAAACCAGCGGTGAAGATACCAAAGAAAGCACCGCCACGCAAACCACCCGTCAAACCTGCCAAACCCACCCGGAAACCACCTGTGAAAAAGGTCTCCCCTAAACCAGGAGCTAAACCAACACCCAAACCCAAGATTAAGCCTACGattaaaccaagcatgaagaccAAACCCACACGTAAGCCGGCACCAAAAACCAAACCCTCCGGTAAACCAGGTGTCAAACCAGTAAAGCCTACCTCAAAGACTCGAGTAAAACCAGCAACTAAGCCGAAAATGAAGTCTAAAGTAGTGACCCCAAAACCGGGATTAAGCAAGACGCTGCCAAAGAAGCCCGCTGTGAGCAAAAAAC CTTTACCGCTGAACCCACTGTGTACACAAAACTGTACAAGGACGGGAACTCTGCAGACCAACTTCTGCCCTCACGACTTCG TGATTACCGGAAAGGTTACATCGGTGACCTCTGGTCCGAGGGGCTCCACCACAGTTGAGGTGTCCCTCATTAAGGTCTATAAGCCGGGACGCCTGAAAACTACCAAATCAGGACCCGCCTCGTCAGTCACACTGATGTCCACCTGTAGGAGATGCCCCGGTTTAACAAAAG GACTGAACTACGTGTTGATGGGATCGGCTGACTCCCATGGCAACGGCCTCCTCACCCCGTCTAGCTTCAGTCTCCTCTACAGGCCTATCCACGCCGGGGCACTGGCCAAACTCTCTCGCCAACCATGCTGA